From Azospirillum sp. TSA2s, a single genomic window includes:
- a CDS encoding putative 2-aminoethylphosphonate ABC transporter ATP-binding protein, with protein MTAEPLLRLDSIVKNFGTFTALKGVSLDIRRGEFICFLGPSGCGKTTLLRVIAGLDPQSGGAVWLGDRDVSRLPPSARDYGIVFQSYALFPNLTVHRNVAYGLKLGRAAERARVEELLALVGLPDAGPKYPAQLSGGQQQRVALARALAPSPGLLLLDEPLSALDARVRLHLRRQIRELHRRLGITTIMVTHDQEEALTMADRIVVMNNGVIEQVGAPDEVYRRPASPFVADFVGAMNFLPGVLEAPGRVRLGDHAFECGFECDGDDLASAAPGAAVTVCLRPEDVQVRAAGGANTLEAVIESLEFLGPFHRARLAADGLGEARVTADLSANLVRDMSLESGRRLAVTLPRERLRVFEAVR; from the coding sequence ATGACCGCCGAGCCCCTTCTCCGCCTGGACTCCATCGTCAAGAATTTCGGGACCTTTACCGCGTTGAAGGGCGTATCGCTCGACATCCGGCGCGGCGAGTTCATCTGCTTCCTCGGGCCGTCCGGCTGTGGCAAGACCACGCTTTTGCGGGTGATCGCCGGGCTCGACCCGCAGAGCGGCGGAGCGGTGTGGCTGGGCGACCGCGACGTGTCGCGCCTGCCGCCGTCGGCGCGCGATTACGGCATCGTCTTCCAGTCCTATGCGCTGTTCCCGAACCTGACCGTGCACAGGAATGTCGCCTACGGCCTGAAGCTGGGCCGGGCCGCCGAACGGGCGCGGGTGGAAGAACTGCTGGCACTGGTCGGCCTGCCCGACGCCGGACCGAAATACCCGGCGCAGCTTTCAGGCGGCCAGCAGCAGCGGGTGGCGTTGGCCCGCGCGCTGGCGCCTTCCCCCGGCCTGCTTCTGCTGGACGAGCCGTTGTCGGCCCTGGACGCGCGGGTGCGGCTGCACCTGCGGCGCCAGATCCGCGAGCTGCACCGCCGGCTGGGCATCACCACCATCATGGTCACCCACGACCAGGAGGAGGCACTGACCATGGCCGACCGCATCGTCGTGATGAACAACGGCGTGATCGAACAGGTCGGCGCGCCCGACGAGGTCTATCGCCGGCCGGCCAGCCCCTTCGTCGCCGATTTCGTCGGAGCGATGAACTTCTTGCCCGGCGTGCTGGAGGCGCCGGGGCGGGTGCGGCTGGGCGACCATGCTTTCGAGTGCGGCTTCGAGTGCGACGGCGACGATCTGGCGTCTGCAGCCCCCGGTGCCGCCGTCACCGTCTGCCTGCGGCCGGAGGACGTGCAGGTGCGCGCAGCCGGCGGCGCCAACACGCTGGAGGCGGTGATCGAAAGCCTGGAATTCCTCGGCCCCTTCCACCGCGCCCGGCTGGCCGCCGACGGGTTGGGCGAGGCCCGCGTCACCGCCGACCTGTCGGCCAATTTGGTCCGCGACATGTCGCTGGAGTCCGGCCGCCGGCTGGCGGTGACCCTGCCGCGCGAGCGGCTGCGCGTGTTCGAGGCCGTGCGATGA
- a CDS encoding putative 2-aminoethylphosphonate ABC transporter substrate-binding protein → MMIRRTTLLGTCALALLAAVASAAEAGAATRLTVYTALENEQLAPYKKAFEADNPGIEIEWVRDSTGVVTAKLLAEKDNPKADVVWGLAASSLMILDAQGMLMPYQPKGAEALKPSFRDAKTPPAWVGMDAWMAAICFNTVEAEKKKLPKPTSWADLLKPEYKGQIVMPNPASSGTGFLAVSGWLQTMGADKGWSYMDKLNDNVALYTHSGSKPCKMAASGEYPIGISIEYTGAQQKTKGAPIDVILASEGVGWEMEATAIVKGTQKAEAAKALADWAASRKANEEYVNFYQVTAHPGVTKETPNYPKNAEAAMIKTNDFAWAAANRDRILADWEKRYGAKSEPKS, encoded by the coding sequence ATGATGATCCGCCGCACCACTCTGCTTGGGACTTGTGCGCTTGCGCTGCTGGCCGCCGTCGCATCCGCCGCTGAAGCCGGGGCAGCCACCCGCCTGACCGTCTACACCGCGCTGGAGAACGAACAGCTCGCCCCCTACAAGAAGGCGTTCGAGGCCGACAACCCCGGCATCGAGATCGAATGGGTGCGCGATTCCACCGGCGTCGTCACCGCCAAGCTGCTGGCCGAGAAGGACAATCCCAAGGCCGACGTGGTGTGGGGCCTCGCCGCCTCAAGCCTGATGATCCTGGACGCCCAGGGCATGCTGATGCCCTACCAGCCCAAGGGAGCCGAGGCGCTCAAGCCGAGCTTCCGCGACGCCAAGACCCCGCCGGCCTGGGTCGGGATGGATGCCTGGATGGCGGCGATCTGCTTCAACACGGTCGAGGCCGAGAAGAAGAAGCTGCCGAAGCCGACCTCCTGGGCCGACCTGCTGAAGCCGGAATACAAGGGCCAGATCGTCATGCCGAACCCGGCCTCCTCGGGCACCGGCTTCCTGGCTGTGTCCGGCTGGCTGCAGACCATGGGGGCGGACAAGGGCTGGTCCTACATGGACAAGCTGAACGACAACGTCGCGCTCTACACCCATTCGGGGTCCAAGCCCTGCAAGATGGCGGCGTCCGGCGAATACCCGATCGGCATCTCCATCGAATACACCGGCGCCCAGCAGAAGACCAAGGGCGCGCCGATCGACGTGATCCTGGCCTCCGAAGGCGTGGGTTGGGAGATGGAGGCGACGGCCATCGTCAAGGGCACCCAAAAGGCCGAGGCCGCCAAGGCGCTCGCCGACTGGGCGGCGAGCCGCAAGGCGAACGAGGAATATGTGAACTTCTATCAGGTCACCGCCCATCCCGGCGTGACCAAGGAAACGCCGAACTATCCAAAGAACGCGGAGGCGGCGATGATCAAGACCAACGACTTCGCCTGGGCCGCCGCCAACCGCGACCGCATCCTGGCGGATTGGGAAAAGCGCTACGGCGCCAAATCCGAACCGAAGAGCTGA
- a CDS encoding plastocyanin/azurin family copper-binding protein, translating into MMLVRRTLLRAGGWAAGLALVGLPVTTPAASVVEIRMRGNADGSKVWFDPIGVLVEPGQTLRWINTDPGNSHTSTAYHPANEGHPLRIPKGAAPWNSDYLLPEQSFELSLTAPGVYDYFCVPHEEAGMVGRIVVGRPRGSVSDATLPEPARRLVPAPEEIIRRKTVRITP; encoded by the coding sequence ATGATGCTGGTGCGACGCACGCTGCTGCGGGCCGGCGGCTGGGCCGCCGGCCTCGCGCTGGTCGGGCTGCCGGTCACGACGCCCGCGGCATCGGTGGTGGAGATCCGCATGCGCGGCAATGCCGACGGCTCCAAGGTGTGGTTCGATCCGATCGGGGTGTTGGTGGAACCCGGGCAGACGCTGCGCTGGATCAACACGGATCCCGGCAATTCGCACACCAGCACCGCCTATCACCCGGCGAACGAAGGACACCCGCTGCGCATCCCCAAAGGAGCCGCGCCGTGGAACTCCGACTACTTGCTGCCGGAGCAGAGTTTCGAGCTGAGCCTCACCGCACCGGGTGTCTACGACTATTTCTGCGTCCCGCACGAGGAGGCCGGCATGGTCGGCCGCATCGTCGTCGGACGCCCACGGGGGAGCGTCTCCGACGCGACGCTGCCGGAGCCGGCGCGCCGTCTGGTCCCCGCGCCGGAGGAGATCATCCGCCGCAAGACCGTCCGCATTACCCCATGA
- a CDS encoding RNA polymerase sigma factor has product MDQARRIGQGAAVSDADLAGCIRLGDAAAFRILMQRHNQTLFRMARSVLRDSTEAEDAVQDAWILAFTRIHQFRDASSLSTWLGRIVLNEALRRRRQRRPMTGLDGEDGPDGAFPGAKVIPFPGAQPPPTTPEEDAARAETRRLLERAIDALPDAFRTVFMLREIEQLSVEETASCLGIPPDTVKTRLHRARGLLGQSLRRELSPDLGGVFPFAGERCARIAERVLDRLGHSLRRDPPPDPD; this is encoded by the coding sequence ATGGACCAGGCACGGCGGATCGGACAGGGTGCAGCGGTTTCCGACGCGGATCTCGCCGGGTGCATCCGGTTGGGTGACGCCGCCGCCTTTCGCATTCTGATGCAGCGGCACAACCAGACGCTCTTCCGCATGGCGCGCAGCGTGCTGCGCGACTCCACCGAGGCCGAGGACGCGGTGCAGGACGCCTGGATCCTTGCCTTCACCCGCATCCACCAGTTCCGCGACGCCTCCAGCCTGTCCACTTGGCTGGGCCGCATCGTCCTCAACGAGGCGCTGCGGCGGCGGCGGCAGAGACGCCCCATGACCGGATTGGACGGAGAGGACGGACCTGACGGTGCGTTCCCGGGCGCCAAGGTGATCCCCTTCCCGGGCGCCCAGCCGCCCCCCACGACCCCTGAGGAGGACGCCGCCCGCGCCGAGACGCGGCGTCTGCTTGAGCGCGCTATCGACGCGCTGCCGGATGCGTTCCGTACGGTCTTCATGCTGCGCGAGATTGAGCAGTTGAGCGTCGAGGAAACGGCATCCTGCCTCGGCATTCCGCCGGACACCGTCAAGACGCGCCTGCATCGGGCACGCGGCCTGCTCGGCCAAAGCCTGCGGCGGGAACTCTCACCCGATCTCGGCGGCGTGTTCCCGTTCGCCGGCGAGCGCTGCGCCCGCATCGCCGAACGGGTTCTCGACCGGCTCGGCCACAGCCTACGGCGGGACCCGCCGCCCGACCCGGACTGA
- a CDS encoding hemerythrin domain-containing protein encodes MKAIDIIHAEHRALGAVLQAFGFILDEVRDGRLKPDFALLEAMIEYITEVPDKLHHPKEDDVLFVVLRARIPQAGALIDKLQHDHVEGNRHIAELRDALRRYREEGPDGFRTFEGTARAYIANSWGHVGLEERELLPLARKGLSEGEWANIDAAFEANKDPWSGPTGEFRSLFTRIVSMVPAPHGLGPSAGSDT; translated from the coding sequence ATGAAAGCGATTGACATCATCCACGCCGAACACCGCGCGCTCGGCGCCGTGCTCCAGGCGTTCGGCTTCATCCTCGACGAGGTGCGTGACGGCCGGCTGAAGCCCGATTTCGCGCTGCTGGAAGCGATGATCGAATACATCACCGAGGTCCCCGACAAGTTGCACCACCCCAAGGAGGACGACGTCCTGTTCGTCGTCCTGCGGGCGCGCATTCCGCAGGCGGGCGCGTTGATCGACAAGCTCCAGCACGACCATGTCGAGGGCAACCGGCACATCGCGGAACTGCGCGACGCGCTGCGCCGCTACCGGGAGGAGGGACCGGACGGCTTCCGGACGTTCGAGGGGACGGCCCGCGCCTATATTGCCAACAGCTGGGGCCATGTCGGGCTGGAGGAGCGCGAGCTTCTGCCGCTGGCCCGCAAGGGATTGAGTGAGGGGGAATGGGCCAACATCGACGCCGCATTTGAAGCCAACAAGGATCCCTGGTCCGGCCCGACCGGGGAGTTCCGCTCGCTGTTCACCCGCATCGTGTCGATGGTTCCCGCTCCCCACGGCCTTGGGCCGTCTGCAGGCTCCGACACATAA
- a CDS encoding ABC transporter ATP-binding protein, with product MPELLTLENVWAGYGDAVVLEDISLTLGEGDSLSLLGRNGMGKTTLLSTLMGAARHRSGSMRLAGRDLTRIPAHARAHSGLGWVPQERDIFPSLTVEENLTVVATHGPWTLQRVYEMFPRLKERRGNMGNQLSGGEQQMLAMGRALMLNPKILLLDEPMEGLAPLIVQELMTIIQRLTEDSGMAIILVEQHARQILPLTRQALVLERGKAVYRGESETLLNDRALLDGWLGVVAH from the coding sequence GTGCCTGAGCTTCTGACGCTGGAGAATGTCTGGGCCGGCTATGGCGACGCCGTGGTGCTGGAGGACATCTCCCTGACGCTGGGGGAAGGCGACAGCCTGTCCCTTCTTGGCCGCAACGGCATGGGCAAGACGACGCTGCTCTCCACCCTGATGGGGGCGGCCCGGCACCGGTCCGGATCGATGCGCTTGGCCGGCCGTGACCTGACCCGGATTCCGGCCCACGCCCGCGCCCATAGCGGGCTCGGCTGGGTGCCGCAGGAACGCGACATCTTTCCCTCCCTGACGGTGGAGGAGAACCTGACCGTTGTGGCGACCCACGGACCCTGGACCCTGCAGCGGGTCTACGAAATGTTCCCCCGGCTGAAGGAGCGTCGCGGCAACATGGGCAACCAGTTGTCAGGCGGCGAGCAACAGATGCTGGCGATGGGCCGCGCGCTGATGCTGAACCCCAAAATTCTGCTGCTGGACGAGCCAATGGAAGGGCTGGCGCCGCTGATCGTGCAGGAGTTGATGACGATCATCCAGCGCCTGACCGAGGACAGCGGCATGGCGATCATCCTGGTCGAGCAGCACGCCCGCCAGATCCTGCCGCTGACCCGTCAGGCGCTGGTGCTGGAACGCGGCAAGGCCGTCTACCGCGGGGAGAGCGAAACTCTGCTCAACGACCGTGCGCTGCTGGACGGCTGGCTCGGCGTCGTGGCGCACTGA
- a CDS encoding ABC transporter ATP-binding protein: MHYALQTRNLAKNFGGFTATNNVSLNVEAGARHALIGPNGAGKTTLINLLTGFLEPTAGHVILQGEDVTRLGQHQRVKRGLARTFQINRLFADLTVLESVTMAVNERLGLGARFWKPVGAHGQAVDEAVALLDSLRLLDVAHEKTRSLAYGKQRLIEIALALAMKPRVLLLDEPAAGVPTTESRELFESIAALPRDVTILLIEHDMDLVFRFADRISVLVGGALLTHGTPEVIANDPKVREVYLGEAICA, from the coding sequence ATGCATTACGCTCTGCAGACACGCAATCTCGCCAAGAATTTCGGCGGCTTCACCGCCACCAACAATGTCAGCCTGAATGTCGAGGCCGGCGCGCGCCACGCGCTGATCGGCCCGAACGGCGCCGGCAAGACCACGCTCATCAACCTGCTCACCGGCTTTCTGGAGCCGACGGCCGGCCATGTCATTCTTCAGGGCGAGGATGTGACACGGCTGGGCCAGCACCAGCGGGTCAAGCGCGGTCTGGCGCGGACCTTCCAGATCAACCGTCTGTTCGCCGACTTGACCGTACTGGAATCGGTGACCATGGCGGTCAACGAGCGGCTGGGGCTGGGTGCCCGCTTCTGGAAGCCGGTCGGTGCCCATGGCCAGGCAGTGGACGAGGCGGTGGCATTGCTGGACAGCCTGCGCCTGCTCGACGTCGCCCACGAGAAGACGCGCAGCCTTGCCTACGGCAAGCAGCGGCTGATCGAGATCGCGCTGGCGCTGGCGATGAAGCCGCGCGTCCTGCTGCTGGACGAGCCGGCGGCTGGCGTGCCGACCACCGAAAGCCGCGAATTGTTCGAGTCCATCGCCGCCCTGCCGCGCGACGTGACCATTCTGCTGATCGAGCACGACATGGATCTCGTGTTCCGCTTCGCCGACCGAATCTCGGTCCTGGTCGGCGGCGCGCTGCTGACCCACGGCACGCCCGAGGTGATCGCCAACGATCCGAAGGTCCGCGAAGTCTATCTGGGGGAGGCGATCTGTGCCTGA
- a CDS encoding branched-chain amino acid ABC transporter permease, whose translation MSLATFDLTPLRRADRWHPAELAFWLLPVAAYLVFPDNLVLLTQIAITALFCLSLDLILGYAGIVSLGHAAFFGFGAYAAGLLAANGIGNPLAGLVVAALASAALGFVTSFLVLRGSDLTRLMVTLGIAMMLYEVANKLTDLTGGVDGLQGIEMTPLLGRFTFDLYGKTAYWYAVAVLFVLFWAARKLVHSPFGLSLKGIRLNVARMPAIGAPVNARLSAIYTIGAAYAGIAGALLAQTTQFVALDVLSFNRSAELMLILVLGGSGSLYGAVIGAIVFMSAHHVLSDMNPEYWQFWLGALLVVVVLFARDGVMGGLRRLSHAAGGLRKGAR comes from the coding sequence ATGAGTCTCGCAACCTTCGATCTGACCCCGCTCCGCCGCGCCGACCGCTGGCATCCGGCGGAACTGGCCTTCTGGCTGCTGCCGGTCGCCGCCTATCTGGTCTTTCCCGACAATCTGGTCCTGCTGACCCAGATCGCCATCACCGCGCTGTTCTGCCTGTCGCTCGATCTGATCCTCGGCTATGCCGGCATTGTTTCGCTCGGCCACGCCGCCTTCTTCGGGTTTGGCGCCTACGCGGCCGGGCTGCTGGCCGCCAACGGCATCGGCAATCCGCTGGCCGGTCTGGTGGTGGCCGCACTGGCGAGCGCCGCGCTCGGCTTCGTCACCAGCTTCCTGGTGCTGCGCGGTTCCGATCTGACCCGACTGATGGTGACGCTGGGCATCGCGATGATGCTGTACGAGGTCGCCAACAAGCTGACCGACCTCACCGGCGGGGTCGACGGGCTGCAGGGCATCGAGATGACGCCGCTGCTCGGCCGGTTCACTTTCGACCTCTACGGCAAGACCGCCTATTGGTACGCGGTCGCCGTCCTGTTCGTGCTGTTCTGGGCGGCGCGCAAGCTGGTGCACAGCCCGTTCGGACTGAGCCTGAAGGGCATCCGCCTGAACGTCGCGCGCATGCCGGCCATCGGGGCGCCGGTCAACGCCCGGCTGTCCGCCATCTACACCATCGGCGCCGCCTATGCCGGGATCGCCGGGGCGCTGCTGGCCCAGACGACGCAGTTCGTCGCCTTGGACGTCCTGTCCTTCAACCGGTCGGCCGAGCTGATGCTGATCCTGGTTCTCGGCGGGTCGGGATCGCTCTACGGCGCGGTGATCGGGGCCATCGTCTTCATGTCGGCCCACCATGTGCTGTCCGACATGAACCCGGAATACTGGCAGTTCTGGCTGGGCGCCCTTCTGGTGGTGGTCGTTCTCTTCGCGCGGGACGGGGTGATGGGTGGCTTGCGCCGGCTGAGCCATGCGGCCGGCGGCCTCCGGAAGGGAGCACGGTGA
- a CDS encoding branched-chain amino acid ABC transporter permease: MTVLFDGVASGMLLFLISVGLSVTLGLMNFVNLAHGAFAMVGGYLCVLLLNRVGVPFLAALPLAAALTALVGVVLERTLYRRLYTATHLDQVLFSIGLVFMSIAAAQFLFGAQQQPLTLPDFLRGQISLPGLDMGAYRLFLILLSLVIAFGLQRLVGGTRFGAELRASVDNPRAARGVGINVERVFTLTFALGTALAGLGGALGVEMLGLDPGFPVKYIVYFLIVVAVGGSGNITGSLVASLILGVLDVAGKYYVPQIGAFVIYAVMVVMLIFRPQGLFGRRAAR; the protein is encoded by the coding sequence ATGACCGTCCTCTTCGACGGTGTCGCCTCGGGGATGTTGCTGTTTCTCATCAGCGTCGGTCTGTCGGTCACGCTGGGGCTGATGAATTTCGTCAATCTGGCACATGGCGCCTTCGCCATGGTCGGCGGCTATCTGTGCGTCCTGCTGCTGAACCGCGTCGGCGTGCCGTTCCTGGCCGCGCTGCCGCTGGCTGCCGCCCTGACCGCCCTGGTCGGGGTGGTGCTGGAACGCACGTTGTACCGCCGTCTGTACACGGCAACCCATCTCGATCAGGTGCTGTTCTCGATCGGTCTGGTCTTCATGTCGATCGCGGCGGCCCAGTTCCTCTTCGGTGCACAGCAGCAACCCCTGACCCTGCCGGATTTCCTGCGCGGCCAGATCAGCCTGCCGGGACTGGACATGGGCGCCTACCGCCTGTTTCTGATCCTGCTCAGCCTGGTGATCGCCTTTGGCCTGCAGCGTCTGGTCGGCGGCACCCGGTTCGGGGCGGAGCTGCGGGCATCGGTTGACAACCCGCGGGCGGCGCGCGGCGTGGGCATCAATGTCGAGCGCGTCTTTACTCTGACTTTCGCCCTGGGAACGGCGCTGGCCGGGCTGGGCGGTGCACTGGGCGTCGAGATGCTCGGCCTCGATCCCGGCTTTCCGGTCAAATACATCGTCTATTTCCTGATCGTCGTCGCCGTCGGCGGCAGCGGCAACATCACTGGGTCGCTGGTCGCCTCGCTCATTCTCGGCGTGCTCGACGTCGCCGGAAAATACTACGTCCCGCAGATCGGCGCCTTCGTCATCTACGCCGTCATGGTGGTGATGCTGATCTTCCGCCCGCAAGGGTTGTTCGGGCGCCGCGCGGCGCGCTAG
- a CDS encoding ABC transporter substrate-binding protein encodes MQPRTSIAWVTAALAASALSLAAHSARAADPLKVGLVLPMSGPFASYGKQIEHGARLYLQQSGGTIAGRPVELIVKDDTGVAPEISKRAAQELVVKDKVDVLGGFGLTPSAFAAAPIATEAKKPMIVMNAAASAITTKSNYVLRVSHTLPQLTAPIADWAVKNGIRKVYTLVADFGPGHDAETQFKKTFTAGGGEIVGEVRTPVKNPDFAPFLQKIKDIKPDAVFLFVPPGEQTVAFMKGFVERDLAKAGIRIVATGDLTEEDILDAVGDNALGLITSLQYSEVHNSPENAAYTRAYSAAYPKDRPNYMSVSGFDGMQLIARTLEKTGGDVTGDKFMAAARGMSWTSPRGSIAIDPDTRDIVQTIYIRKVERVDGKLQNVEFDAVANVRDPGKP; translated from the coding sequence ATGCAACCGAGGACGTCCATCGCGTGGGTGACCGCCGCGCTCGCCGCCTCTGCCCTGTCGCTCGCCGCCCACAGTGCCCGGGCCGCGGATCCGCTTAAGGTCGGGCTGGTCCTGCCGATGTCCGGGCCCTTCGCCTCCTACGGCAAGCAGATCGAGCATGGCGCCCGCCTCTACCTCCAGCAGTCCGGCGGAACCATCGCCGGCCGCCCGGTGGAACTGATCGTCAAGGACGACACCGGCGTCGCTCCGGAAATCAGCAAGCGCGCGGCGCAGGAACTGGTGGTCAAGGACAAGGTCGACGTGCTGGGCGGCTTCGGCCTGACGCCGTCGGCCTTTGCCGCCGCGCCGATCGCCACCGAGGCGAAGAAGCCGATGATCGTGATGAACGCGGCCGCGTCGGCGATCACCACCAAATCCAACTACGTCCTGCGCGTCTCGCACACGCTGCCGCAGCTGACCGCCCCCATCGCCGACTGGGCGGTGAAGAACGGCATCCGCAAGGTCTATACGCTGGTCGCCGATTTCGGCCCCGGCCACGATGCAGAGACGCAGTTCAAGAAGACCTTCACCGCCGGCGGCGGCGAGATCGTCGGCGAGGTGCGCACCCCGGTGAAGAACCCGGACTTCGCGCCCTTCCTGCAAAAGATCAAGGACATCAAACCGGACGCGGTGTTCCTGTTCGTGCCGCCCGGCGAGCAGACGGTCGCCTTCATGAAGGGCTTCGTCGAGCGCGACCTCGCCAAGGCCGGTATCCGCATCGTGGCCACCGGGGACCTGACGGAGGAGGACATCCTCGACGCCGTCGGCGACAATGCGTTGGGGCTGATCACCTCGCTGCAATATTCGGAAGTCCACAACTCGCCGGAGAACGCCGCCTACACGCGGGCCTATTCCGCAGCCTATCCGAAGGACCGCCCCAACTACATGTCGGTGAGCGGATTTGACGGCATGCAGCTGATCGCCCGCACGTTGGAGAAGACCGGCGGCGACGTCACCGGCGACAAATTCATGGCGGCCGCCCGCGGCATGAGCTGGACCAGTCCGCGCGGCTCCATCGCCATCGATCCGGATACCCGCGACATTGTCCAGACCATCTACATCCGCAAGGTCGAGCGGGTCGACGGCAAGCTTCAGAACGTCGAGTTCGACGCCGTCGCCAACGTCCGCGATCCGGGCAAGCCTTAA
- the maiA gene encoding maleylacetoacetate isomerase, whose protein sequence is MMQLYNFFRSGTSHRLRIALNLKGLDIEYVAVDLRTEEHSGTAFRAINPQGLVPVLAVDGEKGAHALTQSPAIIEWLEERYPTPPLLPADPDARARVRALAALVGCDIHPLNNRRVLEYLRRSLGCGEAAVLAWCATWIDAGFQALETMLATDTRRGAFCFGDAPTIADVYLVPQIESARRFNVDLTPYPTLVAIDRACATLDAFRRAAPANQPDAA, encoded by the coding sequence ATGATGCAGCTCTACAACTTCTTTCGCAGCGGAACGTCGCATCGCCTGCGCATCGCGCTGAACCTGAAGGGGCTCGACATCGAGTACGTCGCAGTCGACCTGCGCACCGAAGAGCATAGCGGCACCGCTTTCCGGGCGATCAACCCACAGGGGCTGGTGCCGGTGTTGGCCGTCGATGGAGAAAAAGGCGCCCACGCGCTGACCCAATCCCCGGCGATCATTGAATGGCTGGAGGAGCGCTACCCGACACCGCCCCTGCTTCCCGCCGATCCTGATGCGCGGGCGCGGGTGCGGGCGCTGGCCGCCCTGGTCGGCTGCGACATTCACCCGTTGAACAACCGCCGCGTCCTTGAATATCTGCGCAGGTCGCTGGGCTGTGGCGAGGCGGCGGTGCTCGCCTGGTGCGCCACCTGGATCGACGCCGGCTTCCAGGCGCTGGAGACGATGCTCGCCACCGACACGCGGCGGGGCGCCTTCTGCTTCGGCGACGCGCCCACGATCGCCGACGTCTATCTGGTCCCGCAGATCGAGAGCGCGCGGCGGTTCAACGTCGACCTGACGCCCTACCCCACACTGGTGGCGATCGACCGCGCCTGCGCCACGCTTGATGCCTTCCGCCGCGCCGCACCTGCGAACCAACCCGACGCAGCCTGA
- a CDS encoding 3-hydroxybenzoate 6-monooxygenase, protein MTEKLPVLVAGGGIGGLAAALALVRRGFKVQVFEQAPEIGEIGAGIQLGPNAFHAFDALGVGDKTRSRAVFTDYMVMHDAIDEYQVGKVPTGEAFRQRFGNPYAVIHRVDVHLSLLEGAQETGRVEFRTNTRIERIEQDDTSVTVYDQNGNAYKGVALIGADGVRSVVRQQYVNDPPRVTGHVVYRAVIDKSEFPDELKWNAASIWVGPNCHLVHYPLRGGEQYNVVVTFHSRDKEEWGVTEGSPEEVRSYFQDICPKARQLIDLPKQWKRWATADREPIPQWTFGRVTLLGDAAHPTTQYMAQGACMALEDAVTLGEALRVTGNDWPKALDLYQRSRITRTARIVLSGREMGRIYHAKGVERLVRNSLWKGRASERFYDAMEWLYGWNVGNCLAQG, encoded by the coding sequence ATGACTGAAAAACTTCCCGTGCTGGTCGCCGGCGGCGGTATCGGCGGCCTTGCGGCGGCACTTGCCCTGGTGCGCCGCGGCTTCAAGGTCCAGGTGTTCGAGCAGGCCCCCGAGATCGGCGAGATCGGCGCAGGCATCCAGCTCGGCCCGAACGCCTTCCATGCCTTCGACGCGCTGGGTGTCGGCGACAAGACCCGCAGCCGTGCCGTCTTCACCGACTACATGGTGATGCACGACGCTATCGACGAATACCAGGTCGGCAAGGTCCCGACCGGCGAGGCTTTCCGCCAGCGCTTCGGCAACCCTTATGCCGTCATCCACCGGGTCGACGTGCATCTGTCGCTGCTGGAGGGCGCGCAGGAGACCGGCCGGGTCGAGTTCCGCACCAACACCCGGATCGAGCGCATCGAGCAGGACGACACCAGCGTCACCGTTTATGACCAGAACGGCAACGCCTACAAGGGCGTGGCCCTGATCGGCGCGGACGGCGTGCGGTCTGTGGTGCGCCAGCAGTATGTGAACGACCCGCCGCGCGTCACCGGCCATGTCGTCTACCGCGCGGTGATCGACAAGTCGGAGTTCCCCGACGAGCTGAAATGGAACGCGGCCAGCATCTGGGTCGGTCCCAACTGCCATCTGGTGCATTACCCGCTGCGCGGTGGCGAGCAGTACAACGTCGTCGTCACCTTCCACAGCCGCGACAAGGAAGAGTGGGGAGTCACCGAGGGCAGCCCGGAGGAGGTCCGCAGCTATTTCCAGGACATCTGTCCGAAGGCCCGCCAGCTGATCGACCTGCCAAAGCAGTGGAAGCGCTGGGCCACCGCCGACCGCGAACCGATCCCGCAATGGACCTTCGGCCGAGTCACGCTGCTGGGCGACGCCGCCCACCCGACGACGCAGTACATGGCCCAGGGCGCATGCATGGCGCTGGAGGACGCGGTGACGCTGGGCGAGGCCCTGCGGGTCACCGGCAACGACTGGCCCAAGGCGCTGGATCTGTACCAGCGGTCGCGCATCACCCGCACCGCGCGGATCGTGCTCTCCGGCCGCGAGATGGGGAGAATCTACCACGCCAAGGGCGTCGAGCGTCTGGTCCGCAACTCGCTGTGGAAGGGCCGCGCGAGCGAGCGCTTCTACGACGCGATGGAATGGCTGTACGGCTGGAACGTCGGCAATTGCCTGGCCCAGGGCTGA